AAAGGCTGGGAACTTACAGGTCTTATTTTCTTATAAAGCATGAGCATTCCTTAAAACAAAAAGACGTGTTTTTAGACGTTTTTGTATTAAAGGCATACTTCGGGAATTTTGGAGGTGCCTTTATGAAGACCTGTATCTATAGCACAAGTCGGTGGGAAACATTTATCGCCCGTTATCCATGACTTTCAAATTTCGTTTGAACATTCATCAAAACGAAATTTGGAGGTTAAGAAAATGGATAAGAAAAAGAAGTTTTTTATACGCATTGATAATCACGTAGAGCAGGTAACAGAAGAAGTCTACAGAGAGTATTTCAAAATGCTCCGAAGAGAGCGCTATTTAGAAGAACGGGATTTGGCACATGGCAGGTTCTTGTATTCACAGCTTGATAATGTCTATGAGGATATTCTGGGAGAAGAAATGCTAGTTGATAGGCTTACAGAGGATCTTTGCGATTCCATTGTCACCAAAATCATGATTGAAAAATTAAAGGAATGTTTATCCCTTTTGTCTGATGATGAACTGAATTTAATCACCCAGTTATTTTATGAAGAAAAAAGTCAGCGACAGCTATCAGAGGAAAGTGGCATACCAGTAATGACCATAAGTGATCGAAAGAACAGAATCCTAAAGAAGCTAAAAAAATATATGGAAAATAAAAAATAATTCCGTACACCCCCCTCACTTTTCCGGCTTAGAAGTGAGGGGGTAATTTTTTACTCTCCTTATGCTCCTTGAAAACTGAACATACGGTATATCAGGAAAACCACCTTTGTAGCCAGAAATGGCAAGCAACGAAAGCGGAGCGCCATGACCGTCCTGGACGCGAGCGAACACCTCCGGCTTGAAATAGCCAGTGGAATGGCTAATTGCGATGACCGGCAAAGGGATAAATAATGATACTTCTGCCTTGAACGCCTCACCGCATTGGGCAGCCCGCAACGAATGACGGGATAACGCTCATTTGGCTTGAGAACTTATAGCCATGTCAGCTTATATGATGTTTTCCAAAGACAAACTGATATATCCCCTCAGTTGTATCAGGGGCGTTGAGAACAAATATGATACACACCAATTCTACTGTTCAAACGAATTGCTTGACAGCAGAAACTATGCGGTGGCCTGTACGAAAGCTGATTATTCAAAATCGCTCAAATAGTAGTACAGGCCACCGTATCATTGTGCTATCAAGTATCCCACATAATACGAAGGAGAGGAAAATTATGTTTGAGATAAAAACGACAGACGAATCGATAATGCAACAATATCTCAAAAAGCATGGAAACAGAAACGAATTTCGTTATCTTTTTACATTTGATAAAAACTACATTTTCATGGTGAAAGAAAATAGAAGCATAAATACCTACTATGTAATTTGCTTGATGAGAAATTGTATGGTTGCTATTGCTAAAAGCAAGCAAGTTTATTCTGATGATATAAAAAAGAAACT
Above is a window of Desulfitibacter alkalitolerans DSM 16504 DNA encoding:
- a CDS encoding sigma factor-like helix-turn-helix DNA-binding protein — encoded protein: MDKKKKFFIRIDNHVEQVTEEVYREYFKMLRRERYLEERDLAHGRFLYSQLDNVYEDILGEEMLVDRLTEDLCDSIVTKIMIEKLKECLSLLSDDELNLITQLFYEEKSQRQLSEESGIPVMTISDRKNRILKKLKKYMENKK